DNA from Macrobrachium nipponense isolate FS-2020 chromosome 29, ASM1510439v2, whole genome shotgun sequence:
AAAACCTATTACGACCTGTATAAGAACCGGTGGCGACCTGCATGAGAACCTTCTACGACCTGTACAGGAACCTATCTTATCGCATAAGAAACTTCGACGACCTTTAAGCGAACGTACAAGCTCCTGTGACGACTCGTAGAAGAACAAGCCTTCTAAACTATTTGATCGAAGGAGTAATCTGGCgtagaaatgaaaaattttaaacacaGCATCTATAGATATTCAATTAACCTTTACAATGAAAAAGATGAAATAGTTCACTCTACACCCTTTTTAAAAAAAGATGTTAAAAACTGTCAGTCTGGTTATTAACATTTGATAGTTCTTGGATAACGAGCGATTTTTTTTCTAGTATACAAACCCCAAGTTCTTTACGTAGGGATTTTAACTTCTACGTAAAGAACGAAGATTTGCTTTTGTGGAGAAAGAATTAATATTAGAGATGAATGTAAGATCCAACCTCCCTTTCACTTTTGAGAGAATGAACTTATACCAAGGGACGCATGAAAGATACCAAAGGACATAGGGAGATTAATGAACCAATACAAATAAGAAGATTATGTCACAACGCTGAAACGAAAAGAGAACTTATAGGTCTACTCCCGCTTTCTTTTCAACGTTGTAATAATTACCTTGTAAATAACACCGAATTTAGCAGGTGAAAAGATACCGGAGGACAGAGGCAGAATGATAAATAAAGCTGGAAGGGACAAAGGGGGGTGATATCTTTCCAAGAGTAATTAGTATTCAAGGGCCTACGAGATAAAGTAGGCGATTAGGCTCCCTCCAACAATGAGACGCGTCTTTTAATTAGGAATGAGCTGTGGTGATGGGATTGAAGGTCGATTCTTTTCCTTGGgattcgaggaggaggaggaggaggaggaggaggaggaggaggaggaggaggaggaggaggaggaggaggaggaggttggtaaaaaaaaaagcctgcaaAACATATTCCAAAACATTGTTGGATCAGAAAAAGCAGAATTTCATTGcctttaaaaaaactatatataaatatataaaaatagtggTTACATAAATTAAGAATGTATTCTCAGGTTACTTTCCTAGATCAATTTCCGGTCGCTTTGAATggcctatcattattattattattattattattatttattttattattattattattattattttattattattattattatttgtcaggCAATACTTATTATTCAAATAGCAGTACAATGAGTATTCtcataatcatattattatattatatcataatgaGCTGATTACTCCAGTTACCATCATTAATACTGTATCTTATTGtcatattaatctattatatttttGGCGGCATACTATTATTAAATAGCCAGATGTACAAATGAGTAGATCTgcataatcataattattatatatatcaagccATAATGAGCTGAATTACACTGCCAGTGACTATCATTAATActgatatcattatcatcactattaatactattattattagtattatatgcGAAATTCCCATGCCCCAGGCTTCCATCCAGTTGACTATGAAAAGAATGTCCTCCCATTAATAGAGACATAAAAAAACCTCGGTCGGAATAGactatttttggaatatttttggaaatTAGGTTGTCAGCTTTTTCAGACTTTCATCGGCCATTTCACATACCACGTTTGATTCAGGTTGTCTCccctgagggaggaggaggaggaggaggaggaggaggaggaaggaggaggaggagtgcaggaggaggaggaggtaaataaaggaggaggaggaggtaaaggaggaggaggtggaggaggaggaggtgcagaaggaggaggaggtgcaggaaggaggaggaggtaaaggaggaggaggaggtgcaggaggaggaggaggaggaaaggaggatggaggaggtaAAGAGGAAGAGGTGcaggaggtaggaggaggtaaaggaggaggaggaggtgcagggaggaggaggaggtgcaggaggaggaggaggtaaacggaggaggaggaggtggagtaaaaggaggtgaggaggaggtgcaggaggaggaggaggtgcaggaggaggaggaggaggaggaggaggaggaggaggagaagatatAGTAGGTGGTATGATGCAAGTTGTCTCtcctgagggaggaggaggaggaggaggagaagaagaagaagagaggaggcaggaggaggaggaggaggtgcaggtgaggagaggaggaggaggaggaggaggaggaggaggagaggtagaggaagaagaagatgaggaggaggaggaggaggaggaaggaggaggaggaggagttgggggaggaggaggaagaagagaggaggaggaggaggagaaggtaggtgcaggaggaggaggaggaggaggaggtgcaggaagaggaggaggaggaggaggaggaagaagaagaggaggaggaggaagaagagaggaggagaaggagggggtatagtaggaaaaatgaatgaatacaaaataaaaaaaaaagaaataaatccatGAAGGAAAGTAAGGCCAGTTTATCAAAAGGATTTAGAAGGATTACTCGTCAGAATGCGTTATaaatcccaccccccaccccaagagTGCTTAACGCGTTACGTTACGGAATGGTTCTCTAATCCGTTACTTTGGCGGAGTAACGAATAAAAATTTTTCAAGGtatgattttcgcttactcggggcgtAAGCCAACACGCTACTTagctgttaaacagtacagaaaaattataattattcctaataaaatacagcgtatttacttacattttcgttggtgaaacaacaaggCTCTATTATGACCGTGAATTTTagcacgtgtcccgagtaagctggaggccagATCACGCCTTGCTTTTACACTAATGCGTTGTCTGCTACTGACGCCTAACATTGAACGATACTTCATAATTATATTTGtggataattcttttttttattatattgttattatttttttttttttgtctatcacagtcctctaattcgactgggtggtatttatagtgtggggttccgggttgcatcctgcctccttaggagtccatcacttttcttactatgttgcgGCCGTCgtataggatcacactcttctgcatgaggtccttgagctacttcagcctctagtttttccagattccttttcagggatcttgggatcgagcCTAGTGATccttgattatgggtacaatttccactggcatatcccatatatccttcttattttgtctatttttcaggtcttgatacttatccattttttttttttgccttttctttctcaacaactctggtgtcccatggcactgcgacaatcaatgagtgatactttcttgattatgtcaatcaacgtcacgtctggtctatttgcacgtatcaccctatctgttctgataccatagtcccagaggatctttgcctgatcgttttctatcactccctcaggttggtgttcgtaccacttattactgcaaggtagctggtgtttcttgcacaggctccagtggagggttttgctactgaatcatgcctcttttttgtactggttctgtgcaagagccgggcattcgcttgctatgtgtttatatggtttcatttttcgtattgcacttcctacatatgggagagatgttatttccatctatcgttctttggatatatctggttctcagggcctgatcttgtcgcgtgtcatcgctggctagttctttagtctgtctcatgtattgtccgtgcattggcttgttattattattattgttattattatatttattattattattattattattattattattattattattattattattatgtacgtaGGAGATGCATTTTCTATACCATcgagataatataataataataataataataataatcaataccaAATCAGTGTAATCTAAAGATCTAATCAAGATCCATCACAAAATGACTATAGATGATATCATCATCACGCTCTGTAACACACCTGATCATTCCGAACTTTGTAATCATATTCGAAGATTAGACCTTCTGCGCTGTTTAATAGCGAATTAAAACGatctcgctgagagagagagagagagagagagagagagagagagagagagagagagagattaggaccGTCTGAGGGAAAATTGGAGAATGAAAAACATGGcagtcgaagaagaagaagaagaagaagaagaagaagagagagagagagagagagagagagagagagagagagagagagagagagagagattaggactGTCTGAGGGAGGAAATGAGTTTTTAAGTTCAGATTTAAAAAACGAACAGAGAAGCCAATGGTGCTTCGGAGAGCCGTACTAAAGCCCACAGTAATTAAGGTTCATAATCCTTTGTAATGCCCTATGAACTACTGCGCATGCTCAGTgagttgttgtttctttttttatttattaaagggTGAGATTAGATCCAGTAGATAGAGTTTCGAGCTGGTTCAATATGTTAAACCGTAgggtagtttttttttgtcttttcacagGGCGTGTATTTTTAAAAAGGTCATTAGAtcgttttt
Protein-coding regions in this window:
- the LOC135205992 gene encoding transmembrane protein 40-like → MGYASGNCTHNQGSLGSIPRSLKRNLEKLEAEVAQGPHAEECDPIRRPQHSKKSDGLLRRLFFLPTSSSSSSSSSSSSSSSSSSSSSSSNPKEKNRPSIPSPQLIPN